In the Methylomonas rhizoryzae genome, one interval contains:
- a CDS encoding replication-associated recombination protein A, with amino-acid sequence MTKAVDLAAPLGAPLAARMRPRTLDEFIGQQHLLAKGKSLRAAIEQGVPHSLVFWGPPGVGKTTLAKIIATGAACHFIELSAVMAGVKEIRAAVAEAEQVRLSRNLNTVVFIDEIHRFSKSQQDSLLAPIESGSIILFGATTENPSFELNNALLSRLRVYVMRSIEQEALIALMQNALADCERGLGRRSLVIAPEVLALIAKAADGDARRCLNILQIAADLAETVDGKDIVDRATLDEVLQGHANRFDKGGDIFYDQISALHKSVRGTDPDAALYWFCRMLDGGCDPLYIARRVVRMASEDIGNADPRALELALNAAQAYERLGSPEGELSLAQAIVYLACAPKSNAVYVAYKAAMADAKTSGSLEVPIHLRNAPTKLMKELGHGAQYRYAHDEAHAYAAGENYFPEPLEGKRYYFPVERGLEIKIKDKLAFLRKLS; translated from the coding sequence ATGACTAAAGCCGTAGATTTAGCCGCGCCGCTCGGCGCGCCGTTGGCCGCGCGCATGCGGCCGCGCACGCTGGACGAGTTTATCGGGCAACAGCATCTTTTGGCCAAAGGCAAATCGCTGAGGGCCGCTATTGAACAAGGCGTGCCGCATTCATTGGTGTTCTGGGGGCCGCCGGGCGTCGGTAAAACTACCCTGGCCAAAATTATCGCGACCGGTGCCGCTTGCCATTTCATCGAACTGTCGGCGGTGATGGCCGGGGTCAAAGAAATTCGCGCGGCGGTGGCCGAAGCCGAACAGGTCCGGTTGAGTCGTAATCTCAATACGGTGGTATTTATCGATGAAATCCACCGCTTTTCCAAAAGCCAGCAAGACTCGTTGTTGGCGCCGATTGAAAGCGGGAGCATTATTTTATTCGGCGCTACCACCGAAAATCCGTCGTTCGAATTGAATAATGCCCTACTATCCCGGCTGCGGGTCTACGTGATGCGCAGCATAGAGCAAGAGGCCTTGATCGCGTTGATGCAAAACGCTTTAGCCGATTGCGAGCGCGGCTTGGGACGCAGAAGCCTGGTGATAGCTCCCGAGGTACTGGCACTGATAGCCAAGGCGGCCGACGGTGACGCGCGCCGCTGCTTGAATATTTTGCAGATTGCCGCTGATTTGGCGGAAACGGTTGACGGTAAAGACATCGTCGATCGTGCGACCTTGGACGAGGTGCTGCAAGGCCATGCCAACCGTTTCGATAAAGGCGGCGATATTTTTTACGATCAGATTTCAGCCCTGCACAAATCGGTGCGAGGTACCGATCCGGACGCCGCATTGTATTGGTTTTGCCGGATGCTGGACGGCGGCTGCGACCCTTTATATATCGCCCGCCGTGTGGTGCGCATGGCGTCCGAGGACATAGGCAACGCCGATCCGCGTGCTTTAGAGCTGGCACTGAACGCCGCCCAGGCATACGAGCGTTTGGGGAGTCCCGAAGGCGAGCTGTCGCTGGCGCAAGCTATCGTGTATTTGGCTTGCGCGCCGAAAAGCAATGCCGTTTATGTCGCATACAAGGCGGCGATGGCAGACGCTAAGACCAGCGGCTCTTTGGAAGTGCCGATACATTTGCGCAATGCGCCCACGAAATTGATGAAAGAGTTGGGACACGGGGCTCAATACCGTTATGCCCACGACGAAGCCCATGCTTATGCGGCGGGCGAGAATTATTTTCCGGAACCCTTGGAAGGCAAGCGCTATTACTTTCCGGTCGAACGCGGGTTGGAGATCAAGATAAAGGATAAGCTGGCATTCTTGCGTAAGTTGTCTTGA
- a CDS encoding OmpA family protein: protein MNKKILVIGLGLGVLAGCATNPYTGESSMSNLGKGAGIGAAVGAGAGTLFGGNDWKNAGLGALAGAAVGAGIGYYMDKQQQEMQQSLQGTGIEVQRTAENQLTLSMPSTSNVTFAFGKSDLSPEAQNALDPIARILVNYPESTISVTGHTDDVGSDSDNQRLSEARASSVAGFLASRGVNRLRISQQGMGESSPKVSNTNDANRAINRRVELAIVAQQNAGSAQQPQGNQQPVNPQQGYPQPNYPQQPYPQQYPQQQYPQQQYPQQQYPQQYQ, encoded by the coding sequence ATGAACAAGAAAATCTTAGTAATCGGCCTTGGTTTGGGCGTTTTAGCCGGTTGCGCCACCAACCCGTATACCGGCGAAAGCAGTATGAGCAATCTCGGCAAAGGGGCCGGGATTGGCGCCGCGGTCGGTGCCGGCGCCGGCACCCTATTCGGCGGCAACGATTGGAAAAACGCCGGCTTGGGCGCTTTGGCCGGCGCAGCCGTCGGCGCGGGCATAGGCTATTACATGGATAAACAACAGCAGGAGATGCAACAATCCTTGCAAGGCACGGGCATAGAGGTACAACGCACCGCCGAAAACCAACTGACCCTGAGCATGCCCAGCACCAGCAACGTGACCTTTGCGTTCGGCAAATCGGATTTATCTCCGGAAGCGCAAAACGCGTTGGACCCAATCGCCCGCATACTGGTCAATTATCCCGAATCGACGATTTCGGTAACAGGGCATACCGACGACGTCGGTTCCGATTCCGACAATCAGCGCTTATCCGAAGCCCGCGCCAGCAGCGTCGCCGGTTTTTTGGCCTCACGCGGCGTCAATCGCTTGCGGATTTCCCAACAAGGCATGGGCGAAAGTTCGCCTAAAGTATCCAATACCAACGATGCCAATCGCGCCATCAACCGCCGCGTCGAATTAGCGATTGTCGCTCAGCAAAACGCCGGTTCCGCACAACAACCCCAAGGAAACCAACAACCGGTCAACCCACAGCAAGGTTATCCGCAACCAAACTATCCGCAGCAGCCTTACCCGCAACAATATCCTCAACAGCAATATCCTCAGCAGCAATATCCGCAACAACAGTACCCTCAACAATATCAATAA
- a CDS encoding MOSC domain-containing protein, translating to MPVLSQIFIYPIKSLAGISVSDWPVDRNGLQYDRKWMLVDSEGQFLSQRRLPKMALIRTRIDADALIVSAAGHSELNLPLQPMDGEDLTVRIWRDDCIARLVSDKANAWFRSVLDLDCRLVYHPDHRQRQVDQKYAAPNDQTAFSDGFPFLLIGENSLHSLNQQMTETIDMPRFRPNLVVTDCSAYAEDTWRRIEINHIEFRLPKPCSRCSVPTIDPTTALTGKEPLATLNRLRKWNNQVYFGQNALHGSQGSLSVGQQVLILETGRNQPPLNDPVSD from the coding sequence ATGCCTGTTTTAAGTCAAATCTTCATTTATCCGATTAAATCGTTAGCCGGCATCAGCGTTTCCGATTGGCCGGTAGACAGAAACGGTTTGCAATACGATCGCAAATGGATGTTGGTCGACTCGGAGGGGCAATTCCTCAGCCAACGCCGCTTGCCGAAAATGGCCTTAATCCGAACCCGCATCGACGCCGATGCCTTAATCGTTTCCGCCGCAGGCCATAGCGAGTTGAACTTGCCCTTGCAGCCTATGGACGGAGAAGACTTAACCGTGCGCATCTGGCGCGACGACTGCATTGCCCGGTTGGTTTCGGATAAGGCAAACGCTTGGTTTAGGTCGGTATTGGACCTGGACTGCCGCTTGGTTTACCACCCCGATCATCGCCAACGTCAGGTCGATCAAAAATACGCGGCACCGAACGATCAAACCGCGTTTTCCGACGGCTTTCCGTTTTTGCTTATTGGCGAAAACTCTTTACATTCGCTAAACCAACAGATGACCGAAACTATCGACATGCCGCGATTTAGACCGAACTTGGTCGTCACAGATTGTTCCGCTTATGCCGAAGATACTTGGCGGCGCATAGAAATCAACCACATCGAATTTCGGCTACCCAAACCCTGTTCCCGTTGCTCGGTACCTACCATAGACCCTACCACCGCCTTAACCGGCAAAGAGCCTTTGGCGACCCTGAATCGGCTGCGAAAATGGAACAACCAAGTGTATTTCGGGCAAAACGCATTGCACGGCAGCCAAGGTTCCCTATCGGTTGGACAACAGGTTCTGATTTTAGAAACCGGCCGGAATCAACCGCCCCTAAACGATCCTGTTTCCGATTAA